The Branchiostoma floridae strain S238N-H82 chromosome 8, Bfl_VNyyK, whole genome shotgun sequence genome has a segment encoding these proteins:
- the LOC118421812 gene encoding probable ATP-dependent RNA helicase DDX31, with amino-acid sequence MTNMDNESSLELNLVSDTYVGAPGKATKQGRGWREKKKRRNQKRTYTGAHAHTSPSKWRKVEADSDDEAPPDLLQSNQDVKSSVKDSKTVQTQRTSLPSPKSKKKEVQLSPSKRKEAKLSPSKPDSITEHGGKFPQGKGVISSLFRYNPEIPVVAQETVQENKEEVFSAEKFGDLNLHPFMIKNLEENLMVTKTTSVQKEAIPVLLQGKDALVKSQTGSGKTLAYSIPVVHCLQAKKQKIQRSDGPYAIVLVPTRELAIQTHDVIQKLVKPFCWIVPGCIIGGERRKAEKARLRKGINIIVATPGRLVDHTQNTQSLQLGRVEWLILDEADRLLDMGFEKDIRAILSGLNDRRGSTDRQNVLLSATLSEGVERLAGMSLNNPVKITVTKDLPSEKQQTNSEEDKSAEERFVTPAELKQHFILVPSKLRLVTLAAFILWKCKFGSHEKMLVFLSTQDSVDFHHHLLKNVLNDEDDEAEFGGHDITFSRLHGNMTQQERTEVFQQFREARSGVLLCTDVAARGLHLPKVSWILQYNTPGSATDYIHRAGRTARIGRQGQALLFLLPSEVEFVKVLATNNISMEEMAMDEVLKTLFINSKDSDKKKTPR; translated from the exons atgacaaatatgGACAACGAAAGTAGTTTGGAGCTAAACCTGGTTTCAGACACTTACGTCGGGGCTCCCGGTAAAGCGACGAAACAGGGCCGGGGCTGGAGAGAG AAAAAGAAGAGGAGAAACCAGAAAAGAACCTACACAGGTGCACATGCTCACACCAGTCCCTCAAAATGGCGTAAAGTAGAGGCAGACTCAGACGATGAAGCACCACCAGACTTGTTACAATCTAACCAAGATGTCAAATCATCGGTTAAAGATAGCAAAACGGTTCAGACACAGAGAACTTCTCTACCTTCTCCCAAGTCCAAGAAAAAGGAAGTGCAGTTGTCTCCATCTAAGAGAAAGGAGGCGAAACTTTCTCCAAGTAAACCTGACTCGATCACAGAACATGGAGGCAAGTTTCCCCAGGGAAAAGGAGTCATCTCCTCACTTTTCAGATACAACCCAGAGATACCAGTGGTGGCACA GGAAACTGTACAAGAGAACAAAGAAGAAGTTTTCTCTGCGGAAAAGTTTGGGGACCTCAACTTACATCCGTTCATG ATCAAAAACCTTGAGGAAAACTTGATGGTTACCAAGACAACCAG TGTACAGAAGGAGGCCATTCCTGTGTTGCTGCAGGGAAAAGATGCACTGGTAAAATCTCAGACAGGGTCAG GAAAAACCCTTGCCTATAGCATTCCAGTAGTGCACTGTCTACAAGCAAAGaagcagaaaattcag AGGTCTGATGGTCCATATGCAATAGTCCTGGTGCCAACAAGAGAG CTGGCCATTCAGACACATGATGTTATCCAGAAACTAGTGAAG CCATTTTGTTGGATCGTACCAGGCTGCATCATAGGAGGAGAGAGGAGGAAAGCTGAGAAGGCCAGACTAAGGAAGGGCATAAACATCATCGTGGCCACCCCCGGCCGACTAGTGGACCACACCCAAAACACCCAGTCTCTTCAGCTGGGGAGGGTGGAATGGCTCATTCTGGATGAAGCAGATAG ACTTCTGGACATGGGGTTTGAGAAGGATATCCGTGCCATCCTGAGCGGCCTGAATGATAGGAGAGGTTCCACTGACAGACAGAACGTCCTGCTCTCTGCTACACTGTCTGAAG GAGTGGAGAGACTTGCAGGCATGAGTTTAAACAATCCAGTCAAGATCACTGTTACCAAAGACCTTCCCTCTGAGAAACAACAGACAAACTCAGAGGAAGACAAGAGTGCAGAGGAGAGGTTTGTTACACCGGCTGAACTGAAGCAGCACTTCATTCTGGTCCCCAGCAAGTTACGACTGGTCACACTGGCTGCTTTCATCCTGTGGAAATGCAAG TTTGGCAGCCATGAGAAGATGTTAGTGTTTCTGTCTACCCAAGACTCGGTAGACTTCCACCACCATCTACTGAAGAATGTCCTGAACGATGAGGATGATGAGGCAGAGTTTGGTGGACATGACATCACATTCTCCAGGCTTCATGGTAACATGACACAGCAG GAGAGAACAGAAGTGTTTCAGCAGTTTCGAGAGGCTCGAAGTGGAGTACTACTTTGTACA GATGTTGCTGCTAGGGGTCTCCATTTACCCAAAGTCAGCTGGATTCTTCAG TACAACACGCCGGGGTCTGCAACAGACTACATCCACCGTGCAGGGCGCACGGCGAGGATCGGCAGGCAGGGTCAGGCGCTCCTGTTCCTCCTGCCGTCGGAGGTCGAGTTTGTGAAGGTCCTGGCAACAAACAACATCAG TATGGAAGAGATGGCAATGGATGAAGTACTGAAGACACTTTTCATCAACTCCAAGGACTCAGACAAGAAGAAAACACCAAGGTAA